The proteins below come from a single Comamonas antarctica genomic window:
- the recA gene encoding recombinase RecA, which produces MDVTTVKGSNPATAANSEKAKALQAALAQIEKQFGKGTIMRLGEGEAIEDIQVVSTGSLGLDIALGVGGLPRGRVVEIYGPESSGKTTLTLQVIAEMQKQGGQCAFVDAEHALDVQYAQKLGVQLSDLLISQPDTGEQALEIVDSLVRSGAVDLIVIDSVAALTPKAEIEGEMGDALPGLQARLMSQALRKLTATIKKTNCMVIFINQIRMKIGVMFGSPETTTGGNALKFYASVRLDIRRTGTIKKGDNAIGNETRVKVVKNKVSPPFKTAEFDILFGEGISREGEIIDMGVEAKILDKSGAWYAYRGEKIGQGRDNAREFLRENPDLAFEIENRVRESLGVSLLAGATPAPAAGGKPAKADKGADKAAAATAPAGE; this is translated from the coding sequence ATGGACGTCACCACAGTCAAGGGCAGCAACCCCGCCACCGCAGCCAACAGCGAAAAAGCCAAGGCCCTGCAAGCCGCGCTCGCGCAGATCGAAAAACAGTTCGGCAAGGGCACCATCATGCGCCTGGGCGAAGGCGAAGCCATCGAGGACATCCAGGTCGTTTCCACCGGCTCGCTGGGCCTGGACATCGCCCTGGGCGTCGGCGGCCTGCCGCGCGGCCGCGTGGTCGAGATCTACGGCCCGGAATCGTCGGGCAAGACCACGCTCACGCTGCAGGTCATTGCCGAAATGCAAAAGCAAGGCGGCCAGTGCGCGTTTGTCGACGCCGAGCATGCGCTTGACGTGCAATATGCGCAGAAGCTGGGCGTGCAGCTATCCGACCTGCTGATCAGCCAGCCCGACACCGGCGAACAGGCGCTCGAGATCGTCGACAGCCTGGTGCGTTCGGGTGCCGTCGACCTGATCGTCATCGACTCGGTGGCGGCGCTCACGCCCAAGGCCGAAATCGAAGGCGAAATGGGCGATGCGCTGCCCGGCCTGCAGGCCCGCCTGATGAGCCAGGCGCTGCGCAAGCTCACCGCGACGATCAAGAAGACCAACTGCATGGTCATCTTCATCAACCAGATCCGCATGAAGATCGGCGTGATGTTCGGTTCGCCCGAAACCACCACCGGCGGCAATGCGCTCAAGTTCTATGCCTCCGTGCGCCTGGACATCCGCCGCACCGGCACGATCAAGAAGGGCGACAACGCCATCGGCAACGAAACCCGCGTCAAGGTGGTCAAGAACAAGGTCAGCCCGCCGTTCAAGACCGCTGAATTCGACATCCTGTTCGGCGAGGGCATCTCGCGCGAAGGCGAAATCATCGACATGGGCGTCGAAGCCAAGATCCTCGACAAGTCGGGGGCCTGGTACGCCTACCGCGGCGAGAAGATCGGCCAGGGCCGCGACAACGCGCGCGAATTCCTGCGCGAGAACCCGGACCTGGCGTTCGAGATCGAGAACCGCGTGCGCGAAAGCCTGGGCGTGTCCCTGCTGGCCGGCGCCACCCCGGCTCCCGCCGCCGGCGGCAAGCCGGCCAAGGCCGACAAGGGCGCGGACAAGGCCGCAGCGGCCACTGCACCCGCGGGCGAGTAA
- a CDS encoding MarR family winged helix-turn-helix transcriptional regulator: MASLSPSTSYSDDWRQLHLGRLLGHSMRRFDARVMQLMAHALEVPLALSNLAARDQVSAAHIHITRHLSLAGDRLTDLAERAGMSKQAMADLVEQCLAWGLVTREPDARDRRTRWIRFTPTGLSWLQAFQAAVAQAEAEFRAEVGDEVATVVALGLEVYAASSGKPA, encoded by the coding sequence ATGGCATCCCTTTCACCTTCCACTTCCTATTCCGATGACTGGCGCCAGCTCCATCTGGGCCGCTTGCTCGGGCATTCGATGCGCCGCTTCGATGCGCGTGTCATGCAGCTGATGGCGCATGCGCTCGAGGTGCCGCTGGCGCTGTCCAACCTTGCGGCGCGCGACCAGGTCAGCGCCGCGCACATCCACATCACGCGCCATCTGTCGCTGGCCGGCGACCGGTTGACCGATCTCGCCGAGCGCGCCGGCATGAGCAAGCAGGCGATGGCCGATCTGGTCGAGCAGTGCCTGGCATGGGGCTTGGTCACGCGCGAGCCCGATGCGCGTGACCGGCGCACGCGCTGGATCCGCTTCACGCCCACGGGGCTCAGCTGGCTGCAGGCGTTCCAGGCGGCCGTGGCCCAGGCCGAGGCCGAGTTCCGCGCCGAAGTCGGGGACGAGGTCGCGACCGTGGTGGCGCTCGGGCTCGAGGTCTATGCCGCCAGCAGCGGCAAGCCGGCATAG
- a CDS encoding response regulator translates to MRILIAEDDQVFADGLLRSLRGSGAVVSHVASGSEAESVLMTSSEFDLLILDLGLPKMHGLEVLRRLRGRGDGLPVLILTAADSVEERVKGLDFGADDYMAKPFSLQELEARVRALTRRGMGGASSTIKHGPLVYDQSGRVATIDGKMVELSARELGLLEVLLQRAGRLVSKDQLVERLCEWGEELSNNAIEVYIHRLRKKIEHGPIRIATVRGLGYCLEKIRD, encoded by the coding sequence ATGCGCATCTTGATTGCCGAGGACGACCAGGTCTTTGCCGATGGCCTGTTGCGCAGCCTGCGCGGCTCGGGCGCCGTGGTCAGCCATGTGGCCAGCGGCAGCGAAGCCGAGTCGGTGCTGATGACCAGCAGCGAGTTCGACCTGCTGATCCTCGATCTGGGCCTGCCGAAGATGCATGGCCTCGAAGTGCTGCGCCGGCTGCGCGGGCGCGGCGACGGCCTGCCGGTGCTGATCCTCACGGCCGCCGACAGCGTCGAAGAACGCGTCAAGGGGCTCGATTTCGGCGCCGACGACTACATGGCCAAGCCATTCAGCCTGCAGGAGCTCGAAGCGCGCGTGCGCGCCCTGACGCGCCGCGGCATGGGCGGCGCCAGCAGCACCATCAAGCATGGGCCGCTGGTCTATGACCAGTCGGGCCGGGTGGCCACCATCGACGGCAAGATGGTCGAGCTTTCGGCGCGCGAACTGGGCTTGCTGGAAGTGCTGCTGCAGCGCGCGGGCCGCCTGGTCAGCAAGGACCAGCTGGTCGAGCGCCTGTGCGAATGGGGCGAGGAGCTGAGCAACAACGCGATCGAGGTCTACATCCATCGCCTGCGCAAGAAGATCGAGCATGGGCCGATCCGCATTGCGACCGTGCGGGGGCTGGGATATTGCCTCGAAAAGATCCGCGATTGA
- a CDS encoding sensor histidine kinase: MKLFQREQYSLFGGILDWMLTPLLLLWPVSLALTWLVAQGLANQPYDRALEYDVRVLARQVQQGQLQFSLAQALSHNLRASAADSVFYQVLDPQGRLAAGESALPRPPWTDAERRNGEVQLYDAELRGVDLRLAALWVPLPEPGQPLALVQVAEARDQRSALAGEIIRGVMLPQFVVLPLAVMLVWMALARGITPLHRLEERIRARKPDDLSPLNFEDVPLEVAPLVNAVDDLLCRLNESLATQKRFLADAAHQLKTPLAGLRMQADLAQREGTSTQELKRSLQQIGRASMRASHTVNQLLALARVEGTGAAMAKQRCDLAQLVIDVVRDSVPRALDKHVDLGYDGAEPGAPGVWMEGNPTLLTELVRNLVDNAINYTPSTPEQPGVVTVRLLADTFERMLLLEVEDTGPGVPEAERALVFQPFYRALGTQADGSGLGLPIVQEIARQHGAQVSLDAARPQQLPPGARFSVRFSALRALPALAALP; this comes from the coding sequence ATGAAACTCTTCCAGCGCGAGCAGTATTCGCTGTTTGGCGGCATCCTGGACTGGATGCTCACGCCCTTGCTGCTGCTGTGGCCCGTGAGCCTGGCCCTGACCTGGCTGGTGGCGCAGGGACTGGCCAACCAGCCCTATGACCGCGCGCTGGAATATGACGTGCGCGTGCTGGCGCGGCAGGTGCAGCAGGGGCAATTGCAGTTCAGCCTGGCGCAGGCGCTGAGCCACAACCTGCGCGCGAGCGCTGCCGACAGCGTTTTCTACCAGGTGCTGGACCCGCAGGGCCGATTGGCGGCGGGCGAAAGCGCGCTGCCGCGGCCGCCCTGGACCGATGCCGAGCGGCGCAATGGCGAGGTCCAGTTGTACGACGCCGAACTGCGCGGCGTGGACCTGCGCCTGGCGGCGTTGTGGGTGCCGCTGCCGGAACCCGGCCAGCCACTGGCGCTGGTGCAGGTCGCCGAGGCCCGCGACCAACGCAGTGCGCTGGCCGGGGAGATCATCCGCGGCGTGATGCTGCCGCAGTTCGTTGTGCTGCCGCTGGCGGTGATGCTGGTGTGGATGGCGCTGGCGCGCGGCATCACGCCGCTGCACCGGCTCGAGGAGCGCATCCGCGCGCGCAAGCCCGACGACCTGTCGCCGCTGAACTTCGAGGATGTTCCGCTGGAAGTCGCGCCACTGGTCAATGCCGTCGACGACCTGCTGTGCCGCCTGAACGAATCGCTGGCGACGCAAAAGCGCTTTCTTGCCGATGCCGCGCACCAGCTCAAGACCCCGCTGGCGGGCCTGCGCATGCAGGCCGACCTCGCGCAGCGCGAGGGCACCAGTACGCAGGAACTCAAGCGCTCGCTGCAGCAGATCGGCCGCGCCAGCATGCGCGCGAGCCACACCGTCAACCAGCTGCTGGCGCTGGCGCGCGTCGAAGGCACGGGCGCGGCCATGGCAAAGCAGCGCTGCGACCTCGCGCAGCTGGTGATCGACGTGGTGCGCGACTCGGTGCCGCGCGCGCTCGACAAGCATGTCGACCTGGGCTACGACGGCGCCGAGCCGGGTGCGCCCGGGGTCTGGATGGAAGGCAATCCAACGCTGCTGACCGAGCTGGTGCGCAACCTCGTCGACAACGCGATCAACTACACGCCGTCCACCCCGGAGCAGCCCGGCGTGGTCACGGTGCGGCTGCTGGCCGACACCTTCGAACGCATGCTGCTGCTCGAGGTCGAGGACACCGGGCCCGGTGTGCCCGAGGCGGAGCGCGCGCTAGTGTTCCAGCCGTTCTACCGCGCGCTCGGCACGCAGGCCGATGGCTCCGGGCTGGGCCTGCCCATCGTGCAGGAGATTGCACGCCAGCATGGCGCCCAGGTGTCGCTCGATGCGGCGCGTCCGCAGCAGCTGCCGCCGGGGGCGCGCTTCAGCGTGCGTTTTTCGGCGTTGCGGGCGCTGCCGGCGCTGGCCGCGTTGCCCTGA